In Roseofilum capinflatum BLCC-M114, the sequence GAGCGGCCGCTCGCCCCTACAAAAATGTCTCACTGTTATTTGAATTGACTATAATAAGTAAAACTGGGTTTCTCTAGGCAATACCTTCGCCAAAACCAAAAATGCCTTGATTCGTAGGTTGGGTTGAGGAACGTGCATGTCGGCGACAGCCGAAAACCCAACAAATACGTTGGGTTTCACTTCGTTCAACCCAACCTACGGGAAAATGGCGAAGGTATTCTCTAGGGAAAAACGGTTTACCCATTACCTATTCCCTATTACCCATTACCTATTACCCATTACCTATTACCCGTCATTATGTTCCGCGCTTAAGGGCTGCTTCCACCTGGCGCAACTCTTGATTAATCCGTTTTTTCAGTTTCTCTGGAACTGGACGATTGGGATAGGAACTATAATGTCCTGCCAAACTATTGAGGGCAGTGCGGATGGTAGTAAAAGAAGTTAAAGTCGATACTGACTTGTCCCGACGATACTGAGACGCATATTGATTAATCAGCTCCCTGGCTTGAGCTTGAGCTTCAGCCTTATTGGGAGCATCTTCAGGGAGTTCAATGGCTGTGCGTAGGCTATCGACCATATTCAAGGTATCTTGAGAATAATTTCCCGTAATCAGGGAAGGGGTATTGGAACAGCCTACTAAACCAATGATGGCTACCAAAATCACGGGTAGCAATCGTGCCAAAAATCGCTTCATAAGGATCAACAAAAACTGCATGATTGAGATTCAAATTAGGATGATCCTATCGTGAATGGGGACATTGGCGATATTAATTTTAGCCAAACCGTCCACTGACATACTGTTGAGTGGCTTCTTCTTGGGGGTTTTGGAAAATATCTTCTGTATTGTCATATTCGACTAAATACCCAAACCGTTTGCCCCCTTCGATCGCCTTCGCATTAAAAAAGGCGGTCATATCGGATACCCGCGAAGCCTGTTGCATATTGTGCGTGACAATCACAATGGTGTAATTTTCTTTCAGCTCATGGATCAGTTCTTCTACTTTCAGGGTAGAAATGGGATCGAGAGAAGCACAGGGTTCATCCATCAACACCACATCCGGGTTAATGGCAACGGTGCGAGCAATACACAAGCGCTGCTGTTGTCCTCCAGAGAGAGCAAACCCACTCTGATGCATTTTATCTTTCACTTCGTCCCACAGAGCCGCTTGACGGAGCGATCGCTCTACAATTTCGTCAATCTCTTGCTTAGATTTACCTAACCCATTAATCCGCACCCCATAGGCAATATTGTCATAAATGGATTTGGGGAAAGGATTGGGCTTTTGAAACACCATGCCGATCCGTCGCCGCACTTCTACTGCGTCAATATTGCTTTCATATAAATTCTGACCATGGTAAAAAATACGACCTTCTATATCAAATATGGGAATCAAATCATTCAGACGATTAAAGCATCGTAAAATCGTACTTTTCCCACATCCTGATGGGCCAATAAAGGCGGTGACACGGTTTTTGGGAATGTCCAGCGACACATCCCGAACGGCCTTAAAATCACCGTAAAAGATACTAACATTCTCAGTTTTGAGAACGGTTTCTGTTTCATTAAGAACAGTTGAGTCTGGATTTGTCATTAGATTTCCTCATTTTCTAGATTAACTTAAAATCTCTTAAAATTGACTTTGACGGGTGGCTAACCGCGCAATAATACTACTGATTAGAACTAAAAAGACTAACACTAAAGAGGCTGCCCAAGCTAATTCTTGAAGCTTGAGATCGAAACTGGTGGAAAAGTTGTAAACCAACACCGCTAAGGAGGGAGTCGGCGACATTAAGCCTCTGGGCCAAAAATTGGAACTGAGGGCTGTAAAGAGCAGAGGTGCGGTTTCTCCAGAAGCGCGGGCAACCGCTAGAGTCACTCCAGTCAAAATGGCAGGGAGAGCAGCAGGTAAGACGATTTTGAGGACGGTTTGATAATTGGATGCACCCACCCCAACGGATGCCCAGCGAATATCCTGGGGCACAATTTGCAGGGCTTCATCGGTGGTGCGAATGATGGTGGGCAACATGAGTACCGAGAGAGCTACACCTCCAGCAAAGGCGGAAAAGGTTCCTGTGGTTAAAACGACTAGGCTATAGGCGAAGACCCCGGCAATAATGGAGGGGACACCACTGAGAACATTAGTGGCAAAGCGAATCCAGCGAGCCACTTGGCGAGCCTTTTGGCTACTAGAGCTAAATTCCGAGAGATATACAGCCGCTAATACGCCAATGGGAACGGCTATAACGCTGGCAATGCCGACGGTGATAAAGGTTCCTAGAATAGCGTTGGCAATTCCTCCTCCCGTCTGGCCGGCGGCTGGGGGCAGTTTAGTAAACAGGTCTAGACTCAGCCGCGAGCCGCCTTTAATCATCACGTAAGTTAAGACTGCAAACAGGGGTAGGACGGTGAGTCCAATGCAAATCCCAGAAATAGCAGTCATTGCGATGTCAAATATGGCTCTGGGACGGCGATTATCTCGGATCAGAGTCTTGGCAAGGGACTGGGATTCTGTAGAAAGGCTCATAATGCAAGGGGATTGGGGAATGGGGGATGGGGAATGGGGAATGGGGGAATTACTAATTACTCATATTTGGCTTTGACTTGGTTGACAATCCATTCAGCTAGTACATTGACGACTAGGGTGAGAATCATGAGAATTAAGCCGGCGTACATGAGGGCAGAAACTTGGAGTCCGGAGGCTTCGGGGAATTGGTTGGCCATTAGGGAGGCGATGGTATTGCCGGGGGCTAAGATGGAGAGCTTCATTTGGTTGGAGTTACCAATGAGCATGGTGGCGGCCATGGTTTCTCCCATGGCGCGACCAAGGGCTAACATGATGCCACCGACGATGCCGGAAAAGGCGGCTGGTAGGAGAACGCGAAAAATGGTTACCCATCGGCTGGCTCCGAGGCCGAGGGAGGCTTGTCGTAGGTCTGGGGGTAGGCTGGCGAGGGAGTCGCGGGCGATCGCCGTAATAATGGGTAAAATCATGATCGATAGGACTAAACCCGCCGGTAACATGCCTGGGCCAGCTAGAGGGGTGCTGAAGAGGGGAAACCAGCCAAAGTTGTCGTGCAAAAAGTCACCAATGGGTTTAAGGATGGGAATGAGGACGAAAATTCCCCACAAGCCATAAACTACACTGGGAATGGCGGCCAGCAGTTCGACGAGAAAGACTAGCACGGTACGGATCTTAACCGGAATAAAGTCTTCACTGAGGAAAATGGCGGTTCCTAGACCGAGGGGTACGGCAATGGAGAGGGCAATGGCGGAACTCATCATGGTTCCGTAAATCATCGGCCAAATGCCATATTTATCTTCGACTGGGTTCCAGGCACTCTGAAAGAGGAAGCTTGGGCCGAATTCTTGCAAAGCCGAGATAGCCCCCTGACCGACGGTAAAGATAATAATAATGAGGATGGCGGCGATGGAGAGGGCAAAAGCAAAGGTCAGGCCAATGAAACCTCGATCTAGTGTTTTTTCCATATTCGAGCGCGATCGCCCGGATTCAGGTTTTGCTACAGATACCATATGAAGACTATCAATAATTAGGGTCGAGTGTACAGATGAGGAGTAAGGGAGGCCCCTTACTCCCAGCAGCACAAGGAACTAAACCATCTATTTCAATTCGATGGTGTAT encodes:
- the pstA gene encoding phosphate ABC transporter permease PstA, which produces MSLSTESQSLAKTLIRDNRRPRAIFDIAMTAISGICIGLTVLPLFAVLTYVMIKGGSRLSLDLFTKLPPAAGQTGGGIANAILGTFITVGIASVIAVPIGVLAAVYLSEFSSSSQKARQVARWIRFATNVLSGVPSIIAGVFAYSLVVLTTGTFSAFAGGVALSVLMLPTIIRTTDEALQIVPQDIRWASVGVGASNYQTVLKIVLPAALPAILTGVTLAVARASGETAPLLFTALSSNFWPRGLMSPTPSLAVLVYNFSTSFDLKLQELAWAASLVLVFLVLISSIIARLATRQSQF
- the pstC gene encoding phosphate ABC transporter permease subunit PstC, whose product is MVSVAKPESGRSRSNMEKTLDRGFIGLTFAFALSIAAILIIIIFTVGQGAISALQEFGPSFLFQSAWNPVEDKYGIWPMIYGTMMSSAIALSIAVPLGLGTAIFLSEDFIPVKIRTVLVFLVELLAAIPSVVYGLWGIFVLIPILKPIGDFLHDNFGWFPLFSTPLAGPGMLPAGLVLSIMILPIITAIARDSLASLPPDLRQASLGLGASRWVTIFRVLLPAAFSGIVGGIMLALGRAMGETMAATMLIGNSNQMKLSILAPGNTIASLMANQFPEASGLQVSALMYAGLILMILTLVVNVLAEWIVNQVKAKYE
- the psb27 gene encoding photosystem II protein Psb27 — its product is MKRFLARLLPVILVAIIGLVGCSNTPSLITGNYSQDTLNMVDSLRTAIELPEDAPNKAEAQAQARELINQYASQYRRDKSVSTLTSFTTIRTALNSLAGHYSSYPNRPVPEKLKKRINQELRQVEAALKRGT
- the pstB gene encoding phosphate ABC transporter ATP-binding protein PstB; translation: MTNPDSTVLNETETVLKTENVSIFYGDFKAVRDVSLDIPKNRVTAFIGPSGCGKSTILRCFNRLNDLIPIFDIEGRIFYHGQNLYESNIDAVEVRRRIGMVFQKPNPFPKSIYDNIAYGVRINGLGKSKQEIDEIVERSLRQAALWDEVKDKMHQSGFALSGGQQQRLCIARTVAINPDVVLMDEPCASLDPISTLKVEELIHELKENYTIVIVTHNMQQASRVSDMTAFFNAKAIEGGKRFGYLVEYDNTEDIFQNPQEEATQQYVSGRFG